Below is a genomic region from Deltaproteobacteria bacterium.
TTGAAATAAGTTTTTTAGGATCCCGATGAAACCCCAAACCTTCAGTAATTGGTTTAAATTCAAATTCCTCAAATGGATCGGTATTTTTATTCATTTTAAAATCCCCTCATAAGATCAAATTCATACTTTAGGACGGAGATGGTAGCGAGGCAAGCCGTTTCAACACGTAGAATTTGTTCTCCAAGAGTCACAGGACTAAGGCCTTGCTTCATTAAGTGGCTAATTTCCATATCAGAAAAACCTCCTTCTGAGCCAATAAAGATCCAAATATTTTCAATGTGACTAAATTGATTCAGTGTTTTCAGCTCAGATAGATATCGCTTCACGTCAACCTTTGCATCTCCCTCATATAAGACAAGACAAAGGGTTTCTGGGTTTCGGTGAATTTTAGCTATGAAATCATAAAGTTTGTTTGGAAGCTCAATCCTGAGTAAATCACCTCGACCTGATTGTTGAGTTGCAGAAATCACAATTTTTTTCCATCGATCCAATTTATGTTGCCATTCTTTTTCAGAAAAATTTTTAATAAAAGAAAATTCACAAATGAGGGGCTGAATGGAGGAGACTCCTAATTCTACCGATTTTTCAATAATACTTTCTAGAGTTGAAAACTTAGGAATTGAAAGACACAAATGGAGATGGGGTTTTTTCAAAGGGGCTATTTGTCGTTCTTCAAGAATCTCCGCGATAGCTCTTTTTTTTGATTTTTCTTTAACTTCCACAAGGAAGGCCTTGGCATCTTCGGTGATGACTTCAAATCGATTTCCAGGTTCTTGCCTGCAAACCTCGAAAATATGATGAAATAATTCATTTTGAAAAGTAATCTGATTATGACTAATATCTTTCCGAGAGATCCAGTACCTTCGCATCTAATCAACCCTAAGATGTAATTTTTTTAAGCCAGAAGCCAATCCAGTCATCTTTTTCAAGTCGTAATTCAACTTTTAACGGCGCTGTTTCAATAAACTCTGTGATAAAATCATCTTCATGATCTTTAAGAATTCCAGTAAGAAATAAACTTCCACCCTCTTTGGTGTTTCGAACGAGATCATTCTTGATTTGAAGTAAAATACCATCCGTTATGTTAGCAATTACGACGTCAGATTTCTTATCGTAATCCTGAATTAAATGATCCGAAATTGTCGTATTTTTTGTTAAATTTCGGGTGATGTTTTCCAAAGCGACACGCCTTGCTTCGGAATCGATTTCAATTCCAGTGACAGATTGAAAACCTAATTTATCAGCCATGATTGCCAGCAAACCAGTTCCTGTTCCTACATCTAAAAAAACTAAAGAGCTACAATTGATGTTTTTTGAAAATTTATTTAAAAAATAAGAAGCCATTTGTGTGGTCGCATGAGTCCCTGTGCCAAATGCCATACCGGGGTCTATAAAAATAGGGTATTCACAATTCATTGGAACAGTTTCCCAGCTTGGGACAATCCAAAAGCGGTCAACAAGCCTAAAAGCTTTGAATCCCTTCTTCCATTCTTCAAGCCAGTCTTTAGATTCCTCTTCATAAATATGCCATTTGATATTTTTGTCTAATTTTAATAACCCGTCAAAAAATTGGGGCGAGGGTTTTTCATTAAAAAAAACATCAATCTCGTGAGAGTTTGTTGCGATAATCTTGGGCTCATAGGTCAAGTCAGGTTGAATAAAGCTCAAGGATTCAGAGACGCCACTTGCGGCACAATCAAAAGAGTGTGAGGTGATAATGTCTTCTTGTTCTTTTGATAAATTAGAAAGATGAATACGAAAATAAATTGCTGTCATTTGAAGTGAGATTAATCACTTCTTGCTGGGTTTATCAAGAAAAGAATCTTCTAAATCAATCGTATCTCCAATCATAAACCAGGGCATTTCTAGCATGGGCAAGCTTTCTCTTCCAAAATAATGGAACTCCCTAGCGACGGCAATTCTTCCATAGACAGCAATAATTTTTAATTGGCCAACTGGTGCCATTATTTCCCCAATGACTTGAGAGCCAGCGGAGTCCCTTAGGGTTATTTTTCTTGTTACTTGGACGACTAGATTTTTCTTTAAACTTTTTGAATCATCATTTTTTAAATAAAAATCACGAAAAATTGGATCAGAATCAGAAAGTGGAATATTTCTTTTAACCTCAAAGATACTGATTTCTTCCGAATTGCTTTTGAGAGAAAGTGTAAATAAAAAAGCCAAAATAAATCTCATGATAAAAGCATCGGAGTTTTAAAATGAGACTCAATAGTATTTTCGTCTAGATTTGAGTAATAGGCGCAACCCCTGGCCCTAAATGGACTTTTTAGAAAAATCTATTTGAACATATCATTGAATTCTTTCGTTGTTTTTTTACTTTGGGTTACTGGTTTTCGCTTAGCAGAATTCGTTCTTTTGACTCGAGCCATATTAGAGCCTTCAGGACTATCTACTTGAAACACCTTTCTTTGTTCAGCTTCAGTTAAGAAGGATATTTCGCCTTTTTCAAGATGTCCTAATTTTAGTTTTCCAATGCTGATGCGTTGTAATTTTAAAACATCAAATCCAATTTTTTCAAACATATAACGAATCTGACGATTTTTACCTTCATTGATGACAATCTTAATCCAGTCATATTGTTTAGAGCCCTCTTTTCTCTTAATTTTTTCGACATGCAAGGCTTTAACTCGACCGCCAGGAATACTGATGCCAGTCTTTAATTTTAAAAAATGACTAGGTTGGGGTTGGCCATCTAATTTTACTAAATAGGTTTTAGTCACCTCAGAATTAGGTTGCATAATTTTATTCGCCCAGTCTCCATCATTTGTTAAAAGTAAAAGGCCTTCAGAATCCCAATCAAGTCTTCCTACGGGAAAAAGTCTTTGATCAAAACGCTTTATAAAATCAGCAACCGTAGGCCTATTTTCTGGGTCAGAAAGGGTACTCAGAACACCTTTTGGTTTGTGTAGCATGAGGTATAGTTTTTGCTTTTCTTGTTGAATAGGTTTGCCGGAAACAGTGATTCGGTCTGTAGGGTTCACTTTAATTCCTAATTCAAATACTTTCTTACCATTGACTAACACTTTGCCTTCAGCAATTAACTTATCAGCGGCGCGACGACTGCAAACTCCAGAATCAGCTAAGAATTTATTGAGTCTAACTCGTGAATCCTGGGTAATGATTTGTGATTTTTTGGCTGTATTGTAAGACATGGTTCACTCTTTTCCGTCGTAAGAATCTGACGGACTCTTAATATCAGGTCTTCTAGACTTTTGTCACCAATATAGACATTTTCAAGAGCAGAATCTGATTGGGACAATAATATGGTCATATAATTTTGCCAGGACTCTGAATTTTTTTCCCATAAACCTTGGCTAATATCATAGAGTTTCTTAGTTAAATCTTGATAAAACGGATCAGTGTCTCTGGTGATGAAAAACTGCTCGGTGCGTTTGAGAGGCCAGAAAAGTCGAGGAACTTCGTGTATTTTTAGATCTGAAAAATCCTGTATTTTTTGAAACATATACCCCCTTGTTATACTGCCACTGATTTTATCACCTTTCAGTTGAAACTGAATTAAATGTTGAGGGCTAATTTCAAAAAAGAATTTTTTTTCAGAAGAAAGTTCTAAATTGGCACCGTACTCGAGCATTAGGTTTTTTCGGAGCGGTTCTAAAAAACCATTACGAATAATAAATCTTCTATCTAACTGGTAAACATATAATTTTTGGTTTTCAGCTAAAACAAAGGCCAGCCATTTTTTTTGCTCAAACTGAAATCTGACTTGAGCGTTGAGTCCGTGTTGATTTATGAGAAATTTTTTTAACATGTCCTCGCAATCTTTGTTGCTATCAACTTCAAAAATTTGAACAGTCTCGGGAGATCGAATTTCCATTAAGTTCATTTTATTTTGATAAAATCCATTGAAATTTTTTAATAATAAAGCCATCTCGTGACCTAGGTGGGACTTATTTGAATACCAGTGGGGAAATTCGAACAAGGAACTAAAAAAGATTTCAAAAAACTGAGGAGTGATAGCCTCATCTGCCTGGCAAAATGTTTTAATATAATTATAAAGGGCTAATCTAACCGGAGAGGTATGTGGATTTAATTCCATTAAAAACTTAAGTAAATGAGCCATTTTCAGCATACTTCAAACACTAGGGATTTTTTTGGAATTAGTCCAGAATAATCTTTTACAACATCAAGAAATAATATTAGCCTATTTTCTGCAAAAGAATGTTCCCAGGGCATTTTGGAAGGAAAAAATGGAAAAAGAATTAAACTATTCATTTTTTGGCGTTGAAAAAGCAGTCCGTGAAGAGAGTGAAGTACATGAAATCGAGGTCCCCGTTATTGATTGGTTGCCTAGCTCGAGTCATGTTTCTAAATCTAAGCCAGATAGTCCTCATAAAGAGCTTGAAGAACTCAAAACTCAAGTTTTAGAATATCAAAATTCGACGAAGCTAAAAATAGATCGAATGAACAATTCAATTCAAAAATGGGAGCAAAACTACGCTGACCTATCGCAAGAAATTTCTTCAAAGATGGCGATACTTTTGCAAAAATTAAATGACCAGAAAAAGTTTGACCAAAAAGTACAAGATATTGTGGACAGGCACAATAATTTGTTAAAAGGTTATGAAGTTAGAATGAATCAACTGCAAAAACTTTTACAACAAAAAGAATCTGATTTCGTTGAAGCCCATTCGGCACTGAAAGAAGCAAAGTCAGAAATCGCAAGAATCAAAAGACTCTAGGATAGTCTGGAAGTGATATGAAAAAGTTAGAGAATGTTTTTGAAGGAATTATTTTTTCAAGCCGCTGGATTCAAGCTCCTATTTATGGTGGTCTCATCATTGGAGCGGTCCTCTACGCCTATAAGTTTTTAGATGAACTTCTTCATCTCTGCTTGACTGTTGGGTCAATTAAAGAGGAAGTTTTGATGCTTGGGATTCTAACCCTGGTTGATATTTCGATGGTCTTAAACCTGTTAGTAATGGTGATTATTGGTGGCTACGCGACATTTGTGAGTAGGATGCATCTTGATACACACGAAGATAGGCCCGATTGGCTAGAGAAAATTGATGCGGGAACTTTGAAGGTAAAATTAGCAGGAGCCTTAGTAGGAATTTCTGGAATTCACTTACTTAAGTCTTTTATCGATATCGGCAAAAAAGACTTTGAGCAGGTAAAGTGGCAAATCGTCATCCATGTCGTGTTTTTATTTTCAACACTGATGCTCGCTTATACCGAAAAAGTTCTTCACTCGTCTCACCATAAAACTGAGGACAAATCCTCCAAGTCAATTCAGGAAAGGTACCCTTGATATCTGATAGATTGCATGAAAAGATTCGTTCCTATGTCCAATTTCTGCGGCGCTATGCAGACAGGTTTTGGTATTCTCCACTCATTGGTTTTCTGGCGGCGCTAGACAATCTTGTTATTGTTATTCCTACTGACGGGATTCTTATATCGAGTTCAATGCTCCTGCCTAAACGGTGGTTCATTCTCGCCCTTTGCGTTGCCGTAGGATCAACTTTGGGTGCGCTTGCGCTGGCAACACTCGTCGAATTTCAAGGCCTTCCCTGGATTCTCGATATGTATCCGGGAGTCATTGAGACAAAGACTTGGACCTTATCGATGGAGTTTTTCGAAAGATATGGTTTGTTTTTAGTTTTTGCAGTAGCTATTACTCCTTTTATGCAGCAGCCGGCCGTGATCCTCGCCAGCCTTGCGAATACCCCTCTTATCAAGCTTGCGGCCGTTATTTTCATTGGGAGATTTATTAAGTTTCTTATCATGTCGTATCTTGGATCACATGCGCCCCGTTTGTTGAGCAAAATGTGGGGTCTTAAAGGCGAGTTGGATGACGCGGGAGTGAAGCTAAATGAGCCAAAGCGGTAAAGGTTT
It encodes:
- a CDS encoding VTT domain-containing protein, whose translation is MISDRLHEKIRSYVQFLRRYADRFWYSPLIGFLAALDNLVIVIPTDGILISSSMLLPKRWFILALCVAVGSTLGALALATLVEFQGLPWILDMYPGVIETKTWTLSMEFFERYGLFLVFAVAITPFMQQPAVILASLANTPLIKLAAVIFIGRFIKFLIMSYLGSHAPRLLSKMWGLKGELDDAGVKLNEPKR
- a CDS encoding 16S rRNA (uracil(1498)-N(3))-methyltransferase; this encodes MRRYWISRKDISHNQITFQNELFHHIFEVCRQEPGNRFEVITEDAKAFLVEVKEKSKKRAIAEILEERQIAPLKKPHLHLCLSIPKFSTLESIIEKSVELGVSSIQPLICEFSFIKNFSEKEWQHKLDRWKKIVISATQQSGRGDLLRIELPNKLYDFIAKIHRNPETLCLVLYEGDAKVDVKRYLSELKTLNQFSHIENIWIFIGSEGGFSDMEISHLMKQGLSPVTLGEQILRVETACLATISVLKYEFDLMRGF
- a CDS encoding rRNA pseudouridine synthase, with the translated sequence MSYNTAKKSQIITQDSRVRLNKFLADSGVCSRRAADKLIAEGKVLVNGKKVFELGIKVNPTDRITVSGKPIQQEKQKLYLMLHKPKGVLSTLSDPENRPTVADFIKRFDQRLFPVGRLDWDSEGLLLLTNDGDWANKIMQPNSEVTKTYLVKLDGQPQPSHFLKLKTGISIPGGRVKALHVEKIKRKEGSKQYDWIKIVINEGKNRQIRYMFEKIGFDVLKLQRISIGKLKLGHLEKGEISFLTEAEQRKVFQVDSPEGSNMARVKRTNSAKRKPVTQSKKTTKEFNDMFK
- a CDS encoding 50S ribosomal protein L11 methyltransferase, producing MTAIYFRIHLSNLSKEQEDIITSHSFDCAASGVSESLSFIQPDLTYEPKIIATNSHEIDVFFNEKPSPQFFDGLLKLDKNIKWHIYEEESKDWLEEWKKGFKAFRLVDRFWIVPSWETVPMNCEYPIFIDPGMAFGTGTHATTQMASYFLNKFSKNINCSSLVFLDVGTGTGLLAIMADKLGFQSVTGIEIDSEARRVALENITRNLTKNTTISDHLIQDYDKKSDVVIANITDGILLQIKNDLVRNTKEGGSLFLTGILKDHEDDFITEFIETAPLKVELRLEKDDWIGFWLKKITS
- a CDS encoding TIGR00645 family protein, which codes for MKKLENVFEGIIFSSRWIQAPIYGGLIIGAVLYAYKFLDELLHLCLTVGSIKEEVLMLGILTLVDISMVLNLLVMVIIGGYATFVSRMHLDTHEDRPDWLEKIDAGTLKVKLAGALVGISGIHLLKSFIDIGKKDFEQVKWQIVIHVVFLFSTLMLAYTEKVLHSSHHKTEDKSSKSIQERYP